From one Silurus meridionalis isolate SWU-2019-XX chromosome 23, ASM1480568v1, whole genome shotgun sequence genomic stretch:
- the si:dkey-90m5.4 gene encoding leucine-rich alpha-2-glycoprotein isoform X1: MNDSLLLIRNLLKPSHAMDRSRGLIVLGLVVWFRVYGALSCPVRCTCHFGIESIEAVCPDAELSSYPAAGLPASTTSLTIQFTNLSSISAHDLGATPLLQELHLPGNRLSSLPENLFTGLNHLHTVDLTGNQLQELPARVFYHAPLLNLVLKDNRLSSVDADVLPTNSNLTWLDLSGNKLKKIPSALLQRLNRLETLHLSQNLLESIPSETFHSLHALERLHLEENKLQSLDTKAFGHNSSLTHLFLQKNKLQSLPAMVFHGLDRLQYLDLSENQLTFLSPGTLGLGISVVELTFNPWHCDAKIEYLWKRLNNVAVQSEPRCASPEALKDKAIVELTRKELGLAD, translated from the exons ATGAATGATTCACTTTTATTGATCAGGAATCTGCTGAAGCCTTCACACGCG ATGGATCGTTCTCGAGGTCTCATTGTGCTTGGGCTGGTTGTCTGGTTCCGTGTCTATGGCGCCCTCTCCTGCCCAGTGCGCTGCACATGCCACTTCGGCATTGAGTCCATCGAGGCTGTGTGTCCAGACGCGGAGCTGTCCAGTTACCCAGCCGCTGGTCTCCCGGCCAGCACCACCTCCCTAACCATCCAGTTCACAAACCTCAGCAGCATCTCTGCCCATGACCTGGGAGCCACACCACTTCTTCAAGAGCTCCACCTACCAGGGAACAGACTCAGCAGCTTACCGGAGAACCTGTTTACCGGTCTCAATCACCTGCATACCGTAGACCTAacag gTAACCAGCTACAAGAGTTGCCCGCTCGGGTGTTTTATCACGCCCCACTCCTCAACCTGGTCCTCAAAGACAACCGTCTCAGTAGCGTCGATGCTGACGTGCTTCCTACCAACAGCAATCTCACATGGCTCGACCTGTCAGGTAACAAGCTGAAGAAAATCCCCTCAGCTCTGCTCCAGAGGCTGAACCGCCTAGAAACTCTGCACCTCTCTCAGAACCTGTTAGAGTCCATTCCATCTGAGACCTTCCACTCCCTCCATGCTCTAGAGAGACTTCACCTGGAAGAGAACAAACTCCAGTCGCTGGACACCAAGGCATTCGGTCACAACTCGAGCCTGACTCACTTGTTCCTTCAGAAGAACAAGCTGCAGTCTCTCCCAGCCATGGTCTTCCACGGCCTTGACCGGCTGCAGTACCTGGACCTCTCAGAGAACCAGCTCACATTCCTGTCACCTGGCACCCTGGGATTGGGGATCAGCGTGGTGGAGTTGACCTTTAACCCGTGGCACTGCGACGCTAAAATAGAGTACCTGTGGAAGAGGCTCAATAACGTGGCGGTGCAGTCGGAGCCGAGATGCGCTTCACCCGAAGCTCTGAAGGACAAAGCGATCGTGGAACTTACACGCAAAGAGCTGGGCTTGGCAGACTGA
- the slc10a4 gene encoding sodium/bile acid cotransporter 4, whose translation MENFTTSSSSSSSSDPSSVALLNFPVDALNVSEMPHVALASWRASVEPPVPARLVVAFWDSPLSHGMNVFVGFTLCFTMLGLGCTVDIAQMGEHVRRPVGVLLAAVCQFAIMPLVAFLLALAFSLDDVAAVAVLLCGCCPGGNLSNLMTLLINGEMNLSVVMTISSTVLALLLMPVCLWLYSRAWIDTPVVQLLPLGAVTLTVCSTLIPIGLGVALRARYPRAADIVLKVSLWLMLVTLVLLFIMTGVMLGPELLATIPPAVYVVAVLMPMAGYAAGYGLGVLFSLPPNSCRTVSLETGCQNVQLCNAILKLTFPPQLMGAMYMFPLLYALFQAAEAAVIILVYRVYRSEVLRKQDLNGEDDNDTSVTYKRMKEEEDGPFDTSYGSVTVNNPDYIELETQGGTGSPTPL comes from the exons ATGGAGAACTtcaccaccagcagcagcagcagcagcagcagtgaccCCTCCAGCGTAGCGCTTCTGAACTTCCCGGTGGACGCCCTGAACGTGTCCGAGATGCCGCACGTTGCCCTGGCGAGCTGGCGCGCGTCGGTGGAGCCGCCGGTGCCCGCGCGCTTGGTCGTAGCGTTCTGGGACTCGCCGCTGAGCCACGGCATGAACGTTTTCGTGGGCTTCACCCTGTGCTTCACCATGCTCGGGCTCGGCTGCACGGTGGATATCGCGCAGATGGGCGAGCACGTGCGCAGGCCGGTCGGGGTGCTGCTCGCGGCCGTCTGCCAGTTCGCCATCATGCCGCTGGTGGCCTTCCTGCTGGCGCTCGCCTTCTCTCTGGACGACGTGGCCGCCGTTGCTGTGCTGCTGTGCGGCTGTTGCCCCGGGGGCAACCTGTCTAACCTCATGACCTTACTGATCAACGGAGAGATGAACCTTAG TGTTGTAATGACCATCTCGTCCACGGTGCTGGCGCTGCTGCTCATGCCGGTGTGTTTGTGGCTGTACAGTCGGGCGTGGATTGACACGCCGGTGGTGCAGCTGCTGCCCCTGGGTGCTGTTACTCTCACTGTGTGCAGCACACTCATTCCCATCGGACTCGGGGTCGCACTCAGGGCCCGGTACCCCCGCGCCGCCGACATCGTGCTCAAG GTGTCACTGTGGTTGATGCTGGTCACACTGGTGCTGCTGTTCATCATGACGGGTGTCATGCTGGGGCCCGAGCTGCTGGCAACCATCCCTCCGGCGGTGTACGTAGTAGCCGTGCTGATGCCGATGGCGGGATACGCAGCAGGCTACGGGCTGGGTGTGTTGTTCTCTCTTCCCCCCAACAGCTGCCGCACCGTATCGCTAGAGACGGGCTGCCAGAACGTCCAGCTCTGCAATGCCATCCTGAAACTAACCTTCCCACCACAGCTCATGGGCGCGATGTACATGTTCCCGCTCCTATACGCGCTCTTCCAGGCAGCCGAGGCCGCAGTCATCATCCTAGTGTATCGCGTGTACAGGAGCGAGGTGCTCCGCAAGCAGGACCTGAACGGTGAGGATGACAACGACACCAGCGTCACATACAAGCGAAtgaaagaggaggaagatggcCCGTTCGACACCTCGTACGGCTCGGTTACCGTAAACAACCCCGACTACATTGAGCTGGAAACTCAGGGAGGGACGGGAAGTCCAACACCTCTCTAG
- the si:dkey-90m5.4 gene encoding leucine-rich alpha-2-glycoprotein isoform X2: MDRSRGLIVLGLVVWFRVYGALSCPVRCTCHFGIESIEAVCPDAELSSYPAAGLPASTTSLTIQFTNLSSISAHDLGATPLLQELHLPGNRLSSLPENLFTGLNHLHTVDLTGNQLQELPARVFYHAPLLNLVLKDNRLSSVDADVLPTNSNLTWLDLSGNKLKKIPSALLQRLNRLETLHLSQNLLESIPSETFHSLHALERLHLEENKLQSLDTKAFGHNSSLTHLFLQKNKLQSLPAMVFHGLDRLQYLDLSENQLTFLSPGTLGLGISVVELTFNPWHCDAKIEYLWKRLNNVAVQSEPRCASPEALKDKAIVELTRKELGLAD; encoded by the exons ATGGATCGTTCTCGAGGTCTCATTGTGCTTGGGCTGGTTGTCTGGTTCCGTGTCTATGGCGCCCTCTCCTGCCCAGTGCGCTGCACATGCCACTTCGGCATTGAGTCCATCGAGGCTGTGTGTCCAGACGCGGAGCTGTCCAGTTACCCAGCCGCTGGTCTCCCGGCCAGCACCACCTCCCTAACCATCCAGTTCACAAACCTCAGCAGCATCTCTGCCCATGACCTGGGAGCCACACCACTTCTTCAAGAGCTCCACCTACCAGGGAACAGACTCAGCAGCTTACCGGAGAACCTGTTTACCGGTCTCAATCACCTGCATACCGTAGACCTAacag gTAACCAGCTACAAGAGTTGCCCGCTCGGGTGTTTTATCACGCCCCACTCCTCAACCTGGTCCTCAAAGACAACCGTCTCAGTAGCGTCGATGCTGACGTGCTTCCTACCAACAGCAATCTCACATGGCTCGACCTGTCAGGTAACAAGCTGAAGAAAATCCCCTCAGCTCTGCTCCAGAGGCTGAACCGCCTAGAAACTCTGCACCTCTCTCAGAACCTGTTAGAGTCCATTCCATCTGAGACCTTCCACTCCCTCCATGCTCTAGAGAGACTTCACCTGGAAGAGAACAAACTCCAGTCGCTGGACACCAAGGCATTCGGTCACAACTCGAGCCTGACTCACTTGTTCCTTCAGAAGAACAAGCTGCAGTCTCTCCCAGCCATGGTCTTCCACGGCCTTGACCGGCTGCAGTACCTGGACCTCTCAGAGAACCAGCTCACATTCCTGTCACCTGGCACCCTGGGATTGGGGATCAGCGTGGTGGAGTTGACCTTTAACCCGTGGCACTGCGACGCTAAAATAGAGTACCTGTGGAAGAGGCTCAATAACGTGGCGGTGCAGTCGGAGCCGAGATGCGCTTCACCCGAAGCTCTGAAGGACAAAGCGATCGTGGAACTTACACGCAAAGAGCTGGGCTTGGCAGACTGA